CAGTTCCACCCCAGGGCCAACACCACGGCCCTGGGTGCCACTTCCAACCGCTGGTGTTGTCAGGTGCTCGCTCTGCGGCGCTGCTCTTCGAGTCCGCTCGTTCAGGAGTATCGAAGGGCACCTTCAATACTCCCGAATTCTGCGGTCAGTACACCGGGCCGCCGTTCGGGAACGACACGACCTCCGCGATGCCCTGCGGATTCAGCCGCGCGATGAACCCGGCGTCCTCGCGGTACGCCATGCCGCTGTCCATCGCCACGCACAGGCGGTTCGCGTACGGAATCGGCGCGCCGGCCCCCAGCGTCGGGCCGTGCAGCGCCTCGTCCAGCAGCACGTACACCGGCGTGTGCCCATGCACGATCCGCTCCCCGCCGAACATCGACAGGGTCCGCCGGGCCTTCACCTCACCCTCGCCCAGCGAGAACGCCATGCGCTCCGTGAACCAGTTCAGGAACAGCCCCCACTCGTCCGCGTCCGGATTCGCCAGGATGCGCGACACCTCCGAGTTCACCTCGTCCAGCGTGGTGCCCATCCGCAGGTACATCAGACTGTCCGCGTGCACCATCAACCACCCGTGCGACGCCGCCATCGCCGGACGTGACGACAGCCAGCCCAGGTCGCTGGGTTCCAGCAGGTCCGCGTCCCGCGTCTGCCCGCCGTTGTCCAGCCAGTACTCCCGGAAGCCCATGCGGTCATGCGGGTCCTGATTCCGGAACACCAGCGCCGCCAGGAACATCACCTCGTGATTGCCGAGCAGGGCCGTGACCTGCCCGCCGACCTCCTGCGCCTGCACCTCCAGGCTGCGGATCAATCGGATGACTTCCAGCCCGTTCGGCCCGCGGTCCAGGTAATCCCCCAGGAACACCAAGTGCGTGTCCCCGGCCGTCCAGGCGCCGTCGAAGTCGATCAGGCCCGCGCGCAGCAGCAGGGCGCGCAGCTTGTCATACGCACCGTGAATGTCCCCCACCACCCACAGGGGCCTCATGGGAACACCAGATCAGAACCGGAACCGACGCGCACGCCCAGCAGAATACGGCGCCGGGCGCGGGCGTGCATGGGAGGATGCCGGAATCGCCGGTCAGTCCTGATCCGAATCCTCCCCGTCCCCGTGCAGTCCGTCCACGTCGCCCTGCGGGAGGGTGCGCCACTTCGTCATGCGCTCCGTGATGTCCTCCTGGATGCGCCGCACGTTGCTTTCCAGCCCGGCGCGCGTGGAATCCAGTTGGTGGCGCAGGCGCATGATCTCCTCGACCCCGGCGAGGTTCACGCCGAGTTCCTGCGTCAGGCGGCGGATCTCGCGCAGGTGCTCGATGTCGCGTTCGCTGTACAGGCGGGTCTTGCCGCTGCTGCGCCCCGGGCGGATCAGCTGCTTGCGTTCGTACAGGCGCAGCGTCTGCGGGTGCATGTCCACCAGTTCCGCCGCGATGCTGATCACGTACACCGGCCGGTCACGCGGATCGATGCGGCCGTCCACGCCCGGCAGCGCGTCCGGCCGCTGTGCCTGCTCCCGCAACTCGGACTCGATGCGTTCGATCTCCGCCTCGAACTCGCCCTGCATGTCGTCCAGCTCGTGCTGCAGGCGCATGACCTCCTCGACGCCCGCGAGGTTCACGCCCAGTTCCTGCGTCAGGCGGCGGATCTCCCGCAGGTGCTCGATGTCACGTTCGCTGTACAGGCGGGTCTTGCCGCTGCTGCGCCCCGGACGGATCAGGCCCTTGCGTTCATACAGGCGCAGCGTCTGGGGATGCATGTCCACCAGTTCCGCCGCCACGGAGATCACGTACACGGGCCGGTTTTTCGCGTCGCTGGGCATACCTTCCCTTGAGTATACGGGAAGCAGTGTTTCTGAGACCGTGCCGCGAAGAGGTTCTGGGCCGCGCGAGGCAGAAGGCGTGAGAACCCAGTGCGCCGCACCCGACCCGCAGCCGTCCATCCCGGACGCCCCCAGCCCGGCAGCCCGTATCATCCCCCCATGACCACGCCTGATCTGAGTGCCCTGCTCGACCGTGACCGCGCCAACGCGGAGCTGTTCGACCTGCTGCGCATCCCCTCCGTCAGTGCCGACCCCACCCGCAAGGCCGACATGGCCGCCACCGCCGAGTTCCTGCGCGACAAACTGGCGGACCTGGGCTTCACGGCCCGCATCGACCCGACCGCCGGGCACCCCGTCGTGTACGCCGAGCGCCTGAACGCCCCCGGCAAACCCACCGTGCTGATCTACGGCCACTACGACGTGCAACCCGAGGCCCCCCTGGAGGAGTGGGTCACGCCGCCCTTCGAACCCACCGTCCGCGACGGGCGCATCTACGCGCGCGGCAGCACCGACGACAAGGGCCAGGCGTACGCGCACGTCAAGGGCGTCGAACTGCTGCTCACGCAGGGCGAACTGCCCGTCAACGTGAAGTTCCTGCTGGAAGGCGAGGAGGAGATCGGCAGCCCCAACCTCGAACCGTACCTGCGTGACCACGCCGAGGAACTCAGGGCCGACGTGATCGTCATCAGCGACGGGAGCCGCTTCGCGCCCGACGTGCCCACCATCACCTACGGCGTGCGCGGCCTCAGCTACGTCGAGATTCACGTCCAGGGCGCCAACCGCGACCTGCACAGCGGCAGCTACGGCGGCGCCGCTCCCAACCCCATCAATGCCCTGGCGGAGATCATCACGCGCCTCAAGGACGACCAGGGCCGCGTCACCATCCCCGGTTTCTACGACGGCATCGACGACCTGACCGACACCGAACGCCAGATGTGGGCCGACCTGCCCCACGACGACGCCGAATTCGCCGCCAGCATCGGCGTGCCCGCCCTGCCCGGCGAACACGGTTACACCACCCTGGAACGCCTGTGGGGCCGCCCCACCCTCGACGTGAACGGCATCTGGGGCGGCTACCAGGGCGAAGGCAGCAAGACCGTCATCGCCGCCAAGGCCGGCGCGAAGGTCAGCATGCGCCTCGTCCCCGGACAGGACCCCGAACGCATCACGGGGCTGATCAGCGAGTACGTGCCCACCCTCGCGCCCGCAGGAACCACCGCCGTCGTTCACCCCCACCACGGCGGCCGACCCTTCAAGTTCGACCTGAACAGCCCCTACAACCTCGCCGCGAACCGCGCCCTGAAACGCGTCTTCGGCCGTGAAGCCGTGTTCGCCCGCACCGGCGGGAGCATCCCGATCGTCGCCGCGTTCAACGACCTGCTGCACGCCCCGGTCCTGTTCGTGGATCTCGGCCTGAACGAGGACGCCCCCCACAGCCCCAACGAGAGCTTCGCCGTCAGCGACTACCACAACGGCATCCTCACCAGCGCGTACCTGCTGCAGGAACTCGGCGCGAATACCGCCGAATGAAGCTCGGCTTCCTCGCCTCGCACGGCGGCAGCGCCGCGCGGCACCTCGTCGAGGCGTGCCGCGCAGGCCACCTGAACGCCACGCCCGTCGCGCTGGTCAGCAACAACAGCCGCTCCCCGGCCCTCGCCTGGGCACGCGACGCAGGCCTCACGACCGCGCACCTCAGCAGCGCCAAGTACCCCGACCCGGACGCCCTGGACGCCGCCATCCTCGACGTCTTCGTCAGCGCGGGCGCGGACACACTCGTCCTCAGCGGCTACATGCGTGAGATCGGCCCGCGCGTCCTGAACCACTTCGCGGGCCGCCTCGTGAACATCCACCCCAGCCTCCTGCCCCGCCACGGCGGACGCGGCATGTACGGCGACCGCGTCCACGAGAGCGTCCTCGCCAGCGGCGACACCGAGAGCGGAGCCACCGTTCACCTCGTCACTGCCGGCATCGACGAAGGCCCCATCCTCGCGCAGGCCCGCGTGCCCGTCCTGCCCGGCGACGACCTCGCCAGCCTCAAGGCCCGCGTGCAGGCCACCGAAGGCGACCTCATGCTGCGCGCCGTCCGGAGCCTCGGGTAGGACGGGGGAGGGGCATGAAACGGAAAGTCTTCGACCTGAGCGGCTGGGCGCGCGTCACCCGGCACACCCAGACCGTCCTGCACGTCCCCGGACACGTGATCGTGGATTTCGTCGCGCACGAGGTCATCCGGCCCCTCGACGTGCCCATCCCCGGAGGGGACGGCCTGCGCCGAGTCCTAGACAGCGGGTACCGCTGGGTCCGCGCCCACCCCACCACCGGGGAGGGCACGCCCGGCAGCGCCCTGACCGTGCAACTCGACGCAGCCGGGCGACCCGTGCAGTACTACATCGACCTGCACGGCGGCGAAGGCTGGCACGACAGCGGGCCCCCCTGGCACGACGACCTGTACCTCGACGTGATCGGCCACCCCGCCGAACACGACCCCTGGGTGATCGACGCGACCGGCATCATTGACGGGGACGAACTCGACGACGCCGTCAACCAGGGCCTCGTCACACCCGCCCAGGCCGACGCCACCTGGACGCACGCCCGGCAGGTCGAAGCTCAACTCCAGGCGGGCACCTACCCACCCGTACACGTCCTCAAGCGCTACCTGGAAGACCCGTACACCTGACCCCGCACCCCGCAACTGCCGCGCCCGCCAAACCTGCGGAGCGCGGCAGTTCTTTCCCTGGGTATTTGTGTCGCCAGCCTCGTGACACCTGTGCGGGCTGGACACGCTCCTGCTGGGGCGCGCTAGGCTGGGCGCATGAGTGATTCGGTGCAGGTTCCGGTGGTGGGGGAGGAGTTCCCGGCGTTCACGTTGATGGACGCGGCGGGGCAGGCGCATTCGCTGCCTGATTTCGCGGGGCGGTACGTGGTGCTGTACGTGTACCCGAAGGACGACACGCCGGGGTGCACGCAGGAGGCGTGTGATTTCCGGGATAACGCGCTGCTGCGCGAGCATGGCGCGGCGATTCTGGGTGTGAGTGCGGATGACGCGGACAGTCACGCGCGGTTCGCGGAGAAGTTCAGCCTGCCGTTCCCGCTGCTGAGTGATCCGGGCGCGGCGTTCCTGCGGTCCATCGGGTCGTATGGCACGAAGAACATGTACGGGAAGGTCACGGAGGGCATCAAGCGGCAGACGTTCCTGATCGGCCCGGATGGTCGGCTGGTGAAGTCGTGGCTGGCAGTGAAGGTGGACGGGCACGCGGACCACGTGGCGGCCGCCATCGAGAAGGATCGCGCGGCGAAGGGCGTGAAGTGATGGATCTGGAGGCGTTGAAGCGCGAGGCGGCCCTGCGCGCCGTGGCCCTCGTGAAAAGTGGGGACCGGGTGGGCCTGGGGACGGGCAGCACTGCGAAGTACGCCATCGAGGAGATCGGCCGGAAACTCGCGGCGGGTGAGCTGACGGGCGTGGTGGGCGTGGCGACCAGCGAGGCGAGTGACGTGCTGGCCCGGCAGGTGGGCATTCCCGTGGAGCCGCTCGATCCGCGTCCGCTGGATATCGCGATTGACGGTGCGGACGAGATCGCGCCGAACCTCGACCTGATCAAGGGTCTGGGCGGGGCGCTGCTGCGCGAGAAACTGACGGAGGTGCAGGCGCGGCGGTTCATCGTGATCGCCGACCACACGAAACTGGTGGAGCACATCGGCGAGAAGTCGGCGCTGCCTATCGAGATCGCCCGCTTCGGGTTCCTGAGCACCATCGAGCGCCTGCGCGCCATCCTCCCGTCGGGGCGGTTGCGGCAGCCCGGCGCGCAGCCGTACGTGACGGACAACGGGAATTACATCTTCGATGCGCAGATTCCCGCCGGGACGGACATCGCGGCGCTGGAACGCCAGTTGAAGGGCACGCTGGGCGTCGTGGACACCGGACTGTTCCTGGGCATGGCCGAGCGGGCCTTCGTGGCCGCCCCGGACGGCGTGACCGAACTGACGCCCCGCTGAAAGCCACGTCGCCTCCTTACGCTCCTCCCCCTTGAGTGGGGAGGCCGGGAGGGGGTGCTTCCCTGACCACCCGTTACGCGTTCTGGCGTAGCGGGTGGCGTGCGTTTGGCTGCTGGCGTACCCTGGGTGATCATGACGGGTGATCGGGGTGGGGCGGGGGACGCGGCGGTGCGGGTGCGGGACCTGCGCAAGGGGTACGTGGTACACGAGAAGGAACCGGGGTTCCTGGGGAGCCTGCGGTCGTTCGTGAGCCGTAGGTCGCACGTGGTGGAGGCGGTGCGCGGCGTGTCGTTCGATCTCGCGCCGGGCGAGGTGGTGGGGTTCCTGGGGCCGAACGGGGCGGGGAAGACCACGACGCTGAAGATGCTGTCGGGCCTGCTGCACCCGTCTGGCGGGGAGGTGCGCGTGGCGGGCTTCGAGCCGGGGCGGCGGGAGAACGCGTTCCTGCGGCAGATCACGCTGGTGATGGGGCAGAAGCAGCAGCTGATCTGGGACCTGCCGGCGCTGGATTCGTTCCTGGTGAATCAGGCGATCTACGAGATCCCGGACGCGCAGTTCCGGGCGACGATGGCGGAGTTCACGGAGGTGCTGGGTCTGGAGGGCATCCTGAAGAAGCAGGTGCGGAAGCTGTCGCTGGGCGAACGCATGAAGTGTGAGCTCGCGGCGGCGCTGCTGCACCGCCCGAAGGTGCTGTTCCTGGATGAGCCGACGATCGGGCTGGACGTGAACATGCAGGAGTCGGTGCGGGCGTTCGTGCAGGACTACAACGCTCGGTACGGGGCGACGGTGATGCTCACGAGTCATTACATGGCGGATGTGACGGCCCTGGCCCGCCGCATCCTGGTGATCGACCGGGGCGAGGTGGTGTTCGACGGGGATCTGGCGCGGCTGGCCGAGCAGGGCGGCGGCGGGAAGACCGTGCGCCTGCAACTGCGCCGCCCCGCGACCGCCGAGGAGCTGGGCCGCTTCGGGTCGGAGGTGCGCGTGGACGGCCTGAGCGCCGAATTGACGGTGCCGCGCGCGCTGGTCAGCGAGCGGGCGGCGGCGCTGCTGGCGGAACTGGACGTGGCGGACCTGACGGTGGAGGACCCGAGCATCGAGAGCGTGATGGCGTCCCTGTTCGGCGCGCGGGCCGGTCAGCCGGAACGCACCCCGGAGCCCGCGTGAGGGCGCTGGCGTTCAAGGCGCGGGTGCTGTTCGCCACGCGCTTCGCGGAGATGGCCGAGTACCGCGCCGAGGTCGTCATCTGGATGCTGTCGGGCACGCTGTCCCTGGTCATGATGCTCGTGTGGATGGCGCAGGCCGCCGCCGCGCCCGGCGGGCAGATCCGCGGGTACAGCGCGCCGGAGTTCGCCACGTACTTCCTGTCCACATGGCTGGTCTCGCAGCTGCTGGTCGTGTGGGTGTCGCACGAACTGGACTTCCAGATCCGGCAGGGGACCCTCTCGCCGCAGCTGCTGCGCCCGGTGGACCCCATGTGGCTGCACGTCGCGTCGCACGTTGCGGAGCGGCTGGTGCGGATCGTGCCGCTGCTGGCCCTGGTGGGCGTGTTCACGTGGCTGTCCGGCGCTTCGTTCACCCGCGAGTGGTGGGCGTACCCGGCGGC
The Deinococcus sedimenti DNA segment above includes these coding regions:
- a CDS encoding DUF402 domain-containing protein, which gives rise to MKRKVFDLSGWARVTRHTQTVLHVPGHVIVDFVAHEVIRPLDVPIPGGDGLRRVLDSGYRWVRAHPTTGEGTPGSALTVQLDAAGRPVQYYIDLHGGEGWHDSGPPWHDDLYLDVIGHPAEHDPWVIDATGIIDGDELDDAVNQGLVTPAQADATWTHARQVEAQLQAGTYPPVHVLKRYLEDPYT
- the rpiA gene encoding ribose 5-phosphate isomerase A, which translates into the protein MDLEALKREAALRAVALVKSGDRVGLGTGSTAKYAIEEIGRKLAAGELTGVVGVATSEASDVLARQVGIPVEPLDPRPLDIAIDGADEIAPNLDLIKGLGGALLREKLTEVQARRFIVIADHTKLVEHIGEKSALPIEIARFGFLSTIERLRAILPSGRLRQPGAQPYVTDNGNYIFDAQIPAGTDIAALERQLKGTLGVVDTGLFLGMAERAFVAAPDGVTELTPR
- a CDS encoding ABC transporter permease, producing MAEYRAEVVIWMLSGTLSLVMMLVWMAQAAAAPGGQIRGYSAPEFATYFLSTWLVSQLLVVWVSHELDFQIRQGTLSPQLLRPVDPMWLHVASHVAERLVRIVPLLALVGVFTWLSGASFTREWWAYPAALGLAALGFSVRFLYEYAIGLLAFWTESSASFQEVVWLVYAALGGMFAPLAFYPEWVQRVAVWTPFPYMLGLPAQLLAGKATLAQAGRGALVLLVWLAVFWVVRLIVWRVGLRKYGAVGA
- a CDS encoding dipeptidase; the protein is MTTPDLSALLDRDRANAELFDLLRIPSVSADPTRKADMAATAEFLRDKLADLGFTARIDPTAGHPVVYAERLNAPGKPTVLIYGHYDVQPEAPLEEWVTPPFEPTVRDGRIYARGSTDDKGQAYAHVKGVELLLTQGELPVNVKFLLEGEEEIGSPNLEPYLRDHAEELRADVIVISDGSRFAPDVPTITYGVRGLSYVEIHVQGANRDLHSGSYGGAAPNPINALAEIITRLKDDQGRVTIPGFYDGIDDLTDTERQMWADLPHDDAEFAASIGVPALPGEHGYTTLERLWGRPTLDVNGIWGGYQGEGSKTVIAAKAGAKVSMRLVPGQDPERITGLISEYVPTLAPAGTTAVVHPHHGGRPFKFDLNSPYNLAANRALKRVFGREAVFARTGGSIPIVAAFNDLLHAPVLFVDLGLNEDAPHSPNESFAVSDYHNGILTSAYLLQELGANTAE
- the hspR gene encoding heat shock protein transcriptional repressor HspR, fused homodimer type, translated to MPSDAKNRPVYVISVAAELVDMHPQTLRLYERKGLIRPGRSSGKTRLYSERDIEHLREIRRLTQELGVNLAGVEEVMRLQHELDDMQGEFEAEIERIESELREQAQRPDALPGVDGRIDPRDRPVYVISIAAELVDMHPQTLRLYERKQLIRPGRSSGKTRLYSERDIEHLREIRRLTQELGVNLAGVEEIMRLRHQLDSTRAGLESNVRRIQEDITERMTKWRTLPQGDVDGLHGDGEDSDQD
- a CDS encoding ABC transporter ATP-binding protein, whose protein sequence is MTGDRGGAGDAAVRVRDLRKGYVVHEKEPGFLGSLRSFVSRRSHVVEAVRGVSFDLAPGEVVGFLGPNGAGKTTTLKMLSGLLHPSGGEVRVAGFEPGRRENAFLRQITLVMGQKQQLIWDLPALDSFLVNQAIYEIPDAQFRATMAEFTEVLGLEGILKKQVRKLSLGERMKCELAAALLHRPKVLFLDEPTIGLDVNMQESVRAFVQDYNARYGATVMLTSHYMADVTALARRILVIDRGEVVFDGDLARLAEQGGGGKTVRLQLRRPATAEELGRFGSEVRVDGLSAELTVPRALVSERAAALLAELDVADLTVEDPSIESVMASLFGARAGQPERTPEPA
- a CDS encoding peroxiredoxin encodes the protein MSDSVQVPVVGEEFPAFTLMDAAGQAHSLPDFAGRYVVLYVYPKDDTPGCTQEACDFRDNALLREHGAAILGVSADDADSHARFAEKFSLPFPLLSDPGAAFLRSIGSYGTKNMYGKVTEGIKRQTFLIGPDGRLVKSWLAVKVDGHADHVAAAIEKDRAAKGVK
- the purN gene encoding phosphoribosylglycinamide formyltransferase; protein product: MKLGFLASHGGSAARHLVEACRAGHLNATPVALVSNNSRSPALAWARDAGLTTAHLSSAKYPDPDALDAAILDVFVSAGADTLVLSGYMREIGPRVLNHFAGRLVNIHPSLLPRHGGRGMYGDRVHESVLASGDTESGATVHLVTAGIDEGPILAQARVPVLPGDDLASLKARVQATEGDLMLRAVRSLG
- a CDS encoding metallophosphoesterase, coding for MRPLWVVGDIHGAYDKLRALLLRAGLIDFDGAWTAGDTHLVFLGDYLDRGPNGLEVIRLIRSLEVQAQEVGGQVTALLGNHEVMFLAALVFRNQDPHDRMGFREYWLDNGGQTRDADLLEPSDLGWLSSRPAMAASHGWLMVHADSLMYLRMGTTLDEVNSEVSRILANPDADEWGLFLNWFTERMAFSLGEGEVKARRTLSMFGGERIVHGHTPVYVLLDEALHGPTLGAGAPIPYANRLCVAMDSGMAYREDAGFIARLNPQGIAEVVSFPNGGPVY